The nucleotide window GGCACGGTCGGCCCGCAACTGCGCCGTCGAGTCACGCCTCTTGGCGAACGGGCAGTACGGGCAGTCGTAGTCGCAGGAGGCGAGCGGGCCCCGGTACAGGATCGTCAGGTCCACGGCGGCCGTCACCGCAGCTCGTAGTCGGCCATCGCGGCCCGCACGCCCGGGGAGAAGAACTCGGGACCGATCGCGTCCGAGTGCGCCAGCCCCTCGGGAGTGAGCCGCAGAAGCTCGGTCCCGGTGTCCGCCAGCCAGCCACGGGAGGCCAGCGTCTCCAGCTCCGCCGGGAAGTCCTCGTACGGCTCCGCCCCGAACCGGCGCCGGTAGTCGGCCACCGGCAGTCCCTCCGCCTGGAGCAGCGACTGCAGCAGATGGCGGCGCCGCGCCTCGCCCTCGTCGACCGCGCGGCCGACGGACGCGCGGCTGAAGTCCTCGGTGGCCGCGTAGTCGTCGATGATCGCGCGGATCTCCCGCATGTCGACCGCGTAGTCGAAGGAGTAGTGCACTTTCGACGTGTACGAGCGGGCGCCGCAGCCCAGGCCGATCATGCCGTCGGTCTGGCAGGTGTAGTCGTCCGGGCCCTGCGGTGGCGCGTCCGCGCGGCGGAACATCCGCATCGACACCTGCTCGTAGCCATGGGCGAGGAGGTGGTCGCGGCCCTCGCGGTAGCGCCGCAGCCGTGCCTCGTCCCAGTCACGGTCCGCGACCTCCGGGTCGAGGTGCCGGCCGAGGCCCGTCAACGGCCGTACATACAGGGGGTAGAGATAGATCTCCTCCGGCCGCCAGGCGAGGGCCGCGTCGAGGGAGAGCCGCCAACTGGCCGCCGTCTGCCCGTCGATGCCGTAGATCAGGTCGATGTTGAGGACCGGGATGCCGGTGTCGCGGACGCGGGAGAGGGCCGTCTCGACGTCGGCGCGGCGCTGCGGTCGTACTGCCGCGCGTGCCTCCGCTTCGACGAAGCTCTGCACTCCGAGGCTGAGCCGCGTGGTGCCCCGCTCGGCCAGTACCGCGAGCCGGTCGGCCGTCGCGGTGGCGGGGGAGGCCTCGACCGACAGCGGGATCGCCCGGAGGTCCGCGCCCATGTGCCGCTCGGCGATGTCGCACAGCCGTTCCAGCTCGGCGGCCTCCAGATAGGTCGGCGTACCCCCGCCGAACGCGGCGTTCGCGAACCGCACCGGCGCCGTGTCACCCAGCGCCTCGCGCACCGCGATCGCCTGCCGTTCCAGCGCGTCGAGGTAACGGCCGGTCAGCCCGTCCGGAGCACCGATCCGGGTGAACAGGTTACAGAACCCGCAGCGCACCTCGCAGAACGGTATGTGCGCGTAGAGGGACAGGGCCGCTCGGGACTCGCCGGCCCACAGGTCCGCGAGCCGTGGACTGCCGGGCAGCTTTCGGTACGCCGTCTTGTGCGGGTAGGCGTACACGTAGTGCTGATAGGGGCGAACCGGTGTCTCGGTCACGGTCATGCGGACGGCTCCAGGAAGAAGTGGCTGTAGGGGACGGTCCACACGGCCTCGTGGCCGAGCCGGTGCCCGGTGTATCCGTCGTCCCCGTACGTGGTCCCGTGGTCGGAGCAGACGACGGCGAAGCAGCGGCGGCGTGAGCTCATCGCGGTGAAGAGCCGCCCGATGTGCCGGTCGATGTACTCCAGGGCCGCCGCGTGGGTGACCAGGCTGTCGCCTGCCTCGCGGGTGGCGCCGGGCAGGTGGAACCAGTTGGGCTGGTGCAGGGCCGAGGCGTTGAGGAAGAGGAACAGCCGCTGTTCGGCGGGCAGTTCGGCCACGATCCGTTCGGCGAGGGCCACCTGGGACTCGAAGGAGGTCGGGGAGGCGACCGAGAACTCCGGCTCCCAGTGGCTCTCCTGGAACAGGCCCGGCAGGACGCTGCCCAGTGCGCCCTGCTTGTTGAAGAAGCCGACACCGCCGACGCACACCGTGCGGTAACCGCGCTCGGCGAGCGCCGACACCAGGTCGGGCCGGTCGAAGACGAATGTGCGCCCCGCTGTCGTCTCGCTGCCGGCGAACCGGCTCGCGAAGAGGCGCGGGTGCGGTCCGGGGGCCGCCGGGGTCGGCAGGAAGCCCGCGAACATGGCCTGGTGCGAGGCGTAGGTGAAGCTGCCGGGCGCGTGCCGCTTCTCCCAGGTGCCGCCCGGCAGATGTGCGGCCAGGTTCGGCAGCCGGCCGGCCGCCGCGAGCTCCACGGCCACGTCGTACCGGAGTGTGTCGAGCGTGAGCAGCAGCAGGTCGTCGCGGCCCACCACCTCGTTCATGTCGGGCTCCGGGGCCGCGGCCCCGGGGTTCGGTTCGGCTACGTGCAGGTCAGATACGTGCATGGTCGTTCCTCGGCCGGGGGTGGTGCGAGGCCGCCGGGAGCGCGAAGCCCCGGGCCGCCGCGAGCTGCGCCGCGTAGGTGTCCAGGCCCTCCGCCGGGCTTCCCGGCAGCCCGGTCAACCGGGGCAGCAGGTCCCCGAAGGCGTTGACCTCGCCGACGGCGAACCGGCGCCAGCCGATCGACGGGAGCAGATCGACGCCGACGGACAGCGTGCGGGGGAAACAGGCCGCGGCCTGCTCGCAGATGTCCAGCGCCCGCGCCCACCGGTCGCCCGCCGCGTCGACCACCGACGCCAGGTCGCCCCGCGCCCCGCCCAGATGGAGGTTGGTGAGAGGGAACCGGCTGGTGCGTACCACGGCGTGCGTGGCGCGGCCCGCCACGACCAGGACCCGCAGGTCCGCCGATCTGCCCTGGGCGGAGGCCTTTGGCAGCCAGCGCTCGATGTGCAGCCCGTCGGGCGCCAGCGCGTCGACGACGGCGGCGATCTCCCGCTCGTCGGTGTAGCGCCGCACCCGCAGGGAGTTGTGGAGACGGCCGTCCGGCGCCACCTCCACCGAGGTCGTGGCCCTGATCCGTCCCGACGTCGCCGTCTCGACGGCCAGCACCCCGGACGCCGACGAACCATGGGCGAGCTTGACGAAGACACGCGGCATGCCGTGCTCCCGCATGGCCGCCCGTACGTCGTCCCAGCCGCGCACCGGCAGCACACCGCCCGAGGTGGGCGACGGCGGCACCGGAACGCCCGCCGCGTCGAGCCGGGCATGGCACTGCCGTTTGTCGAACAGCACGGCGAGCTCCGCGGGATCGTCCAGCCGGACCCCGCCCCGCAACGACCCGACGGCGTCCAGGAACCTGCCGTACCAGGTGGCCGAACCCTCCACCCGTGTCGGTTCGTCGACCCCGCGCAGCAGCCGGTCCACTTCGGCATTCTCGCCCGGCGAGTCCAGCCGGACGATCTCGTCGTCGGCGAAGTCGTGACCGCCGTCGCGCAGGACGTCCCGCCACTCGACGATCCGGGGCGTGCCCGCACCGGCGGCCTCGGCGGCCGCGACGAACAACCGCACCCGCCGGTTCTCCCCGTTGCCGACGACCACCCACGGCGCACCCGCGCCCCCGGGACCGAACATACCGACCTCCCCCCTCAAGCCGTCCCCCATGCCGCCCCCCTCGGTCCGTCGCGCCTACTCGCCCACCGCGACGAAACGCCACACCGTGCCGTCGTCCTCCTCGTCCGACTCCGCGTCGTCCGGGTCCACGTCGACCTGGACGCCCTCCGCCTCCAGGGAGTCCCGCAGCCGGTCACGTATCGCCGCGCTCAGGTAGTTGTGGTGCAGGTCCAGGGTGATGAGGTGGGTGAGGGGCTGGCCCGTGAGCAGCGCGGTCGCGCCGTCGTCGGTGAGCACGCCCATCGACACGTCGAGGACGGCGAGACGGGCCACCACCGGCGCGGCGGCCAGCGCCGTACAGATGTCGTCCTGCATCTCGCTGTTGCGCAACGCCAGATGCCTCAGCGCCGGGAGACGTGTGCCCGCCAGGATCGGCGCCAGGTCGGCCACCTCGGAGTCGCCGCCGTACTCGGAGGTGCCCAGCCACAGATCCAGCTTGACGAGGGCCGGCAGCTCACTCGCCGCGACACCCCGCACCGCCTCTACCGGCATGCCGCCGGTCTCGACCGTCAGCGTCCGCAGCCGCTCGTGGCGCACGGCGGGGAAGACCAGCCCCTGGCCGCCGCGGACCCCGAACTCCTCCAGCTCGCCGAAGGCGTTGAGCAGTGGGGACACATCGCCCTGGTTGATC belongs to Streptomyces graminofaciens and includes:
- a CDS encoding STM4012 family radical SAM protein, translated to MTVTETPVRPYQHYVYAYPHKTAYRKLPGSPRLADLWAGESRAALSLYAHIPFCEVRCGFCNLFTRIGAPDGLTGRYLDALERQAIAVREALGDTAPVRFANAAFGGGTPTYLEAAELERLCDIAERHMGADLRAIPLSVEASPATATADRLAVLAERGTTRLSLGVQSFVEAEARAAVRPQRRADVETALSRVRDTGIPVLNIDLIYGIDGQTAASWRLSLDAALAWRPEEIYLYPLYVRPLTGLGRHLDPEVADRDWDEARLRRYREGRDHLLAHGYEQVSMRMFRRADAPPQGPDDYTCQTDGMIGLGCGARSYTSKVHYSFDYAVDMREIRAIIDDYAATEDFSRASVGRAVDEGEARRRHLLQSLLQAEGLPVADYRRRFGAEPYEDFPAELETLASRGWLADTGTELLRLTPEGLAHSDAIGPEFFSPGVRAAMADYELR
- a CDS encoding STM4013/SEN3800 family hydrolase, with translation MNEVVGRDDLLLLTLDTLRYDVAVELAAAGRLPNLAAHLPGGTWEKRHAPGSFTYASHQAMFAGFLPTPAAPGPHPRLFASRFAGSETTAGRTFVFDRPDLVSALAERGYRTVCVGGVGFFNKQGALGSVLPGLFQESHWEPEFSVASPTSFESQVALAERIVAELPAEQRLFLFLNASALHQPNWFHLPGATREAGDSLVTHAAALEYIDRHIGRLFTAMSSRRRCFAVVCSDHGTTYGDDGYTGHRLGHEAVWTVPYSHFFLEPSA
- a CDS encoding STM4014 family protein produces the protein MFGPGGAGAPWVVVGNGENRRVRLFVAAAEAAGAGTPRIVEWRDVLRDGGHDFADDEIVRLDSPGENAEVDRLLRGVDEPTRVEGSATWYGRFLDAVGSLRGGVRLDDPAELAVLFDKRQCHARLDAAGVPVPPSPTSGGVLPVRGWDDVRAAMREHGMPRVFVKLAHGSSASGVLAVETATSGRIRATTSVEVAPDGRLHNSLRVRRYTDEREIAAVVDALAPDGLHIERWLPKASAQGRSADLRVLVVAGRATHAVVRTSRFPLTNLHLGGARGDLASVVDAAGDRWARALDICEQAAACFPRTLSVGVDLLPSIGWRRFAVGEVNAFGDLLPRLTGLPGSPAEGLDTYAAQLAAARGFALPAASHHPRPRNDHARI
- a CDS encoding STM4015 family protein; translation: MTIGDHLREFHDLPAFTFPDSVKGPEDAAGLPNPESVAWRVAVESYESDEEWEDAFGRFLASVDTTKVRALVVGAWSDAYDNGPEKIIEALVAAKDRLPALRALFLGDIVMEECEISWINQGDVSPLLNAFGELEEFGVRGGQGLVFPAVRHERLRTLTVETGGMPVEAVRGVAASELPALVKLDLWLGTSEYGGDSEVADLAPILAGTRLPALRHLALRNSEMQDDICTALAAAPVVARLAVLDVSMGVLTDDGATALLTGQPLTHLITLDLHHNYLSAAIRDRLRDSLEAEGVQVDVDPDDAESDEEDDGTVWRFVAVGE